Below is a window of Plasmodium sp. gorilla clade G2 genome assembly, chromosome: 14 DNA.
ttattatttctttagtCAATGTATTAatagaattattttttttttctatttctttatgaaaattatttaaaatatcattCTGCTTCATTTGCTTCTTCAAATTAAAAGCAAGTGATGACCTGTTCAGGttgttcaaaaaaaaaaaaaataaacaatttgaatatgaaaaatatggaaTAAAACAGAATATGTTGCGGGAATAtgtgcacatatatatatatatatatgttatttttttttttattttttttttcttacatAACCAATTTGTGgtattcaaataataacataatattataattgaaTAATTGTTTTAGAAGAGAACCTCTTTGAAAGCAAGTGACTGAAATCTATTTAAAAtggttatatattattttataaatatataagagcacattaaaaatatattatatatatatatattaacctGTCTACATAATTCGGTTGATATGCTCAATAATTCATTCAaatattcttcttttatgatcatattttttgaatacaTATTAGATAATACttcatatattcttttaagaCACAGTAATATATCTTCATCATTTGTTACTCTGGAAACATATGAAATATGCTCTgctttttttacttttatacatttacttggaaataaataataaattggaTCATTGAAAATAACACTTTtactatcatttttatatagaacatttgattttaaattttttcttatttcctCAATAACTcttacaatatttttatctttcaaTGTTTTATCATCTTTTGAATGAATATTCTTTTCGTCTTCCTTTTCTATAATTATAGGGTTctcatattttaaatatttattgtgTTCACCCAAGTAATCTTTCATTTCGATTTAAagcatttaataattttcaaaaaatatatcaaaagagGTTaacatatagatatatattaatattttatttgttgaaTTTTTAAGTtggtaaaataaaaaaaaaaaaaaaaaaaaaaacattaattttgttacataaaaaaaaaaaatatatatattttttcttctaatttAGAGTTAAAATCATACACattataaggaaaaaaaaaaaacctttgaaaaaaatttagaGTAAATAgggatatataaaaaaatgagacAAAAACAATGATATgcacgaaaaaaaaaaaaaataaataataaaaaataaacaaataaataaataaataaataaatatgtatgtatataatatatcatacaatatatatatatatatatatatatatatatatattttataaaacagTAAAGCTTCAAAGCttttttatgatttattttataatgttcattttctttatcttttcaaaatgaaaatgtttgtataatatatatatatatatattttatgtttaatcttattttattttgtgatTATCACATGATGATGGCCCCCTTATCATATATAGAGTTGTTAACCTCCTTAAAAGGAAGAATAAATACATTATTAACAAAAATTTCAGGTTTCAAAATAACACTTTCTCCTAAAACACATAATCCTTCAATACGTGACCAATTTCCTACTCTTGACTTGGACCCTATTATAGAGTTTTCAATATATGAGTAAGAACTTATTGTGGAATGACTCATGACACATGAATTTTTTATTCGACACCCTTCTCCTATGATTACATGTTCTCCTAACACAACATTATCTCCCAATACACAATTTTGTTTAATTATTGTTGTTGATGATATTAAAACATTTCCTTCAATTTTTGTGTGGAGGAAAATATctttaataaatgaattttctgcattttcattaaatttatttaattcttctatattttcaaaacttacaaataaatttttatgcACAACATTTTTTGTATGACTTTCATTTAAActataataaattaacaaGTGATCTATTAACATATGCTtttcatatttcttttcttctaaATTTTCCATGTATAATGACTGTCCCTTTAAGAAATCTAGAGGTTTACCAATATCAGCCCAAAAATTATTCAATtcgtaaaaatataacatattatcattGGCTAGCTTGGGgaaaatttctttttctaaggAACAATTCCTTTGAGGAATAGAATTTAAAATTTGtttgtttaaaatatatattcctgCATTAATTAAACTTGATTTAGGAACTAATGGCTTCTCTTCAAATTTTGTAATCCTTTTATCTTCTGTAATTACAACACCAAATGCTCTTGGGTCTTCTACTTCTTTTACcttttaaaacaaaaaaaaaaaaaaataaaataaaataaatatttatttcacCTGAACGGtcataaaaatgtaaatttgCACATGCATGTTAAGgtaacataaataaaaaatatatatatatatatatatatatatatatatatattatataatatagttaGTATTTTATTCCacaattttttcatattatatatattttatatatcatttgtGTTACCAGTATTGTTAGTGGGGCTTTATTTTGTTTGTGGAAATTCATCATTTCTATTAAGGGGAATGTACATATTATATCTGAATTGAATACAAAGAaatcatcatatttatttaaataattttctgCCAATTTTAATGGTCCCCCTGTTCCCAATGGTTCGTCTTCaattgaaaaaattatttgtacatcatattttttttccatttctTTTACAAAATTAGTTATATTCGTAGGTTTATATGCGATAGCTAAAATGATCTCCTTAATTCCACATTTTGCTAAATGTAATATTTGATGTTCTATTATTGGTTTATTgcaaaaattaattaaaggCTTGGGAGTTGTTAGGGTTAAGGGCCTCAGACGTGTACCATAACCACCAACTAATATTAATGCattcataataatacaaaaaaggaaataaaattataaatatataaa
It encodes the following:
- a CDS encoding mannose-1-phosphate guanyltransferase, putative; the encoded protein is MNALILVGGYGTRLRPLTLTTPKPLINFCNKPIIEHQILHLAKCGIKEIILAIAYKPTNITNFVKEMEKKYDVQIIFSIEDEPLGTGGPLKLAENYLNKYDDFFVFNSDIICTFPLIEMMNFHKQNKAPLTILVKEVEDPRAFGVVITEDKRITKFEEKPLVPKSSLINAGIYILNKQILNSIPQRNCSLEKEIFPKLANDNMLYFYELNNFWADIGKPLDFLKGQSLYMENLEEKKYEKHMLIDHLLIYYSLNESHTKNVVHKNLFVSFENIEELNKFNENAENSFIKDIFLHTKIEGNVLISSTTIIKQNCVLGDNVVLGEHVIIGEGCRIKNSCVMSHSTISSYSYIENSIIGSKSRVGNWSRIEGLCVLGESVILKPEIFVNNVFILPFKEVNNSIYDKGAIIM
- a CDS encoding dynein-associated protein, putative — translated: MKDYLGEHNKYLKYENPIIIEKEDEKNIHSKDDKTLKDKNIVRVIEEIRKNLKSNVLYKNDSKSVIFNDPIYYLFPSKCIKVKKAEHISYVSRVTNDEDILLCLKRIYEVLSNMYSKNMIIKEEYLNELLSISTELCRQISVTCFQRGSLLKQLFNYNIMLLFEYHKLVMSSLAFNLKKQMKQNDILNNFHKEIEKKNNSINTLTKEIINTEEMMEQEKINSEKEIAEVNIIYQNRIDKLKKNNQRKKDEFTRLLQL